One window of the Primulina eburnea isolate SZY01 chromosome 18, ASM2296580v1, whole genome shotgun sequence genome contains the following:
- the LOC140819210 gene encoding uncharacterized protein — protein MAAAGQITWQRFREAFLKQYYPAKVRLQKLSEFENFSQAPGMSVVEYTSHFNSLGSYAPAIMADEVLKLHRFKKGLNSRIQSALVVYQPTKFSDLMGAAIQAEADILRREGENRNKRPPVSKPSQGKPVFKRPNQSGGPPSGQFLANNHQGLKPCPTCGFKHSGECRRASGVCFGCGKSGHRIAECPTAANRPAGPNIGTWPNAGAGPSKSKKDKPNARVFAMTQEEADDANEVVSGTIFIQQVPAYVLFDCGATHSFMSKRFAKKLRRKPDKLTEPFRIATPTSRAIETDEIYRDCKISISDQTFSVDLIQLIMVDFDVILGMDWLARNSAMVDCKGKSQIPNPRSGGSCLSG, from the coding sequence ATGGCAGCTGCAGGACAAATCACATGGCAGCGTTTTAGAGAAGCTTTCCTGAAACAGTATTATCCAGCCAAGGTCAGACTGCAGAAACTGAGCGAGTTTGAAAACTTCAGTCAAGCTCCAGGTATGTCAGTTGTGGAATACACCTCTCATTTCAATTCCCTTGGATCTTATGCTCCAGCAATTATGGCGGATGAAGTTCTGAAATTGCATCGTTTTAAGAAGGGGTTGAATAGCAGGATCCAATCAGCTCTAGTAGTCTACCAACCTACCAAATTTTCAGACCTGATGGGTGCGGCTATCCAAGCCGAAGCTGATATTCTTCGAAGAGAAGGGGAAAATAGGAACAAGCGACCCCCTGTCAGCAAGCCTTCCCAGGGAAAACCAGTGTTCAAGAGGCCCAATCAGTCAGGTGGACCTCCCTCAGGGCAATTCCTCGCCAATAACCATCAAGGACTCAAGCCATGCCCAACTTGCGGCTTCAAGCACTCCGGGGAATGCCGAAGGGCCAGCGGTGTATGCTTTGGATGTGGAAAATCGGGGCACAGAATTGCAGAGTGTCCTACCGCCGCCAACCGACCAGCAGGGCCGAACATAGGAACTTGGCCAAATGCGGGAGCAGGCCCTAGTAAATCAAAGAAGGACAAACCTAATGCTAGGGTCTTTGCCATGACTCAGGAGGAGGCAGACGACGCCAATGAAGTCGTGTCAGGTACCATATTTATTCAGCAAGTGcctgcttatgtgttatttgactGTGGTGCTACACATTCCTTtatgtctaagagatttgctAAGAAACTAAGACGTAAGCCCGATAAGCTAACTGAACCTTTCCGAATAGCCACACCTACTAGTAGAGCCATTGAAACTGACGAGATTTACAGAGATTGTAAAATCAGTATTAGTGATCAGACTTTTAGTGTCGACTTAATACAGTTGATCATGGTCGATTTCGACGTAATCttaggaatggattggttagcaagAAACAGTGCGATGGTAGATTGTAAAGGAAAGAGTCAAATTCCGAACCCCAGATCAGGAGGAAGTTGTCTTTCAGGGTAA